In the genome of Manis javanica isolate MJ-LG chromosome 17, MJ_LKY, whole genome shotgun sequence, one region contains:
- the VSIG10L gene encoding V-set and immunoglobulin domain-containing protein 10-like isoform X4, producing the protein MEDAGSTFSSQDLDLEFSAKTPESEVPAKAHPAESFLQQVGGPLSVLVGTTIQLPLVPVPRPGPPVPLVVWRRGSKVLAAGGLGPGAPLISLDPAHHDRLRFDQARGGLELSSAQLEDAGVYTAEVIRAGGSRQIREFTVAVYEPLPQLLVQPEAPEVEEGAAELRLRCTGWGPGRGELSWSRDGRILEGADPEGAEPPRIRAEGDQLLIARPVRSDHARYACRVRSPFGHTEAAADVSVLYGPDAPVITVSSDRDAVPALYVTAGSSVTLRCTAASRPPADITWSLADPAEAAVPAGPRLLLPAVGTGHAGAYACLASNPRTGLRRRSLFNLTVADLPPGSPQCSVEGGPGDRSLRFRCSWPGGVPAASLQFQGLPEGVRAEPMTSALLVAVPAHPRLSGVPVTCLARHLVTTRTCTVTPETPREVLLHPMVEETRSGETEVALQASGCPPPSRASWAREGRPLAPGGGGRLQLSQDGKRLLIGNFSLDWDLGNYSVLCGGALGAGGDQITLIGPTLGPTAIAGIVLGSLLGLVLLAVLLLLCICFLCRFRGGQPQSSHLARWGPEDCSGSHAGVTRVSSLLCTGLWGQDFLFHPCRGQVLPVVL; encoded by the exons ATGGAGGACGCAGGTTCGACATTCTCCTCCCAGGACCTGGATCTTGAATTCTCTGCCAAGACCCCTGAATCCGAAGTTCCTGCCAAAGCCCACCCAGCGGAAAGCTTCCTGCAGCAGGTGGGGGGACCTCTCTCGGTGCTTGTTGGGACCACCATCCAGCTCCCCCTAGTTCCAGTCCCCAGACCTGGTCCCCCTGTTCCTCTGGTTGTTTGGCGACGAGGATCCAAGGTGCTGGCAGCcgggggcctggggccaggggcCCCTCTGATCAGTCTGGACCCTGCTCACCACGACCGCCTACGATTTGACCAGGCCCGAGGGGGTCTGGAACTCTCCTCCGCCCAGCTGGAGGATGCTGGGGTCTACACAGCTGAAGTCATCCGGGCCGGGGGCTCCCGGCAGATTCGGGAGTTCACCGTGGCTGTGTATG AGCCCCTGCCCCAGTTGTTGGTGCAGCCCGAGGCCCCGGAGGTAGAGGAGGGGGCGGCCGAGCTCCGGCTGCGCTGCACTGGGTGGGGTCCTGGTCGCGGGGAGCTGAGCTGGAGCCGGGACGGACGCATCCTGGAGGGAGCGGACCCCGAGGGAGCGGAGCCGCCCCGGATCCGCGCAGAGGGCGACCAGCTGCTCATCGCGCGCCCTGTGCGCAGCGACCACGCCCGGTACGCTTGCCGCGTCCGCAGTCCCTTCGGCCACACGGAGGCCGCGGCCGACGTCAGTGTCCTCT ACGGCCCGGATGCGCCGGTCATCACGGTGTCCTCGGACCGCGACGCCGTCCCCGCCCTCTACGTCACTGCGGGCAGCAGCGTGACGCTGCGCTGCACCGCCGCCTCGCGGCCGCCCGCCGACATTACGTGGAGCTTGGCCGACCCGGCCGAGGCCGCGGTTCCCGCCGGCCCGCGCCTCTTGCTGCCCGCGGTCGGGACGGGCCACGCCGGCGCCTATGCCTGCCTAGCCTCGAACCCGCGCACCGGCCTCCGCCGCCGCTCGCTATTCAACCTCACAGTGGCAG ATCTGCCCCCCGGGTCCCCGCAGTGCTCAGTCGAAGGCGGTCCCGGGGACCGTAGCCTCCGCTTCCGCTGCTCGTGGCCGGGTGGGGTCCCGGCAGCCTCCCTGCAGTTCCAGGGGCTCCCCGAAGGCGTCCGCGCGGAGCCGATGACCTCTGCGCTCCTGGTGGCTGTCCCCGCCCATCCCCGGCTCAGCGGCGTCCCCGTCACCTGCCTTGCTCGCCACCTGGTGACCACGCGCACTTGCACAGTCACCCCGG AGACTCCTCGAGAGGTGCTCCTGCATCCGATGGTGGAGGAGACACGGTCAGGGGAGACAGAGGTGGCACTGCAGGCTTCTGGCTGTCCCCCACCTTCTCGAGCATCCTGGGCTCGGGAAGGGAGGCCCCTGGCCCCAGGAGGTGGGGGGCGCCTGCAGCTCAGCCAGGATGGCAAGAGGCTCCTCATTGGCAACTTCAGCCTGGACTGGGACCTGGGAAATTACTCTGTGCTGTGCGGTGGGGCGCTGGGTGCTGGAGGTGACCAGATCACCCTCATTG GCCCCACCCTGGGTCCAACGGCCATAGCTGGCATTGTTCTGGGCTCCCTGCTGGGCCTGGTGCTCCTGGCAGTGCTTCTCCTCCTGTGCATCTGCTTCCTGTGCCGCTTTAGGG gtGGTCAGCCCCAGTCCAGCCATCTGGCCAGGTGGGGGCCAGAAGACTGTTCGGGCAGCCACGCAGGTGTGACCAGGGTTAGTAGTCTGCTCTGCACAGGACTTTGGGGGCAGGACTTCCTGTTTCACCCCTGCAGAGGGCAGGTCCTTCCTGTCGTGCTGTGA
- the VSIG10L gene encoding V-set and immunoglobulin domain-containing protein 10-like isoform X3, translated as MEDAGSTFSSQDLDLEFSAKTPESEVPAKAHPAESFLQQVGGPLSVLVGTTIQLPLVPVPRPGPPVPLVVWRRGSKVLAAGGLGPGAPLISLDPAHHDRLRFDQARGGLELSSAQLEDAGVYTAEVIRAGGSRQIREFTVAVYEPLPQLLVQPEAPEVEEGAAELRLRCTGWGPGRGELSWSRDGRILEGADPEGAEPPRIRAEGDQLLIARPVRSDHARYACRVRSPFGHTEAAADVSVLYGPDAPVITVSSDRDAVPALYVTAGSSVTLRCTAASRPPADITWSLADPAEAAVPAGPRLLLPAVGTGHAGAYACLASNPRTGLRRRSLFNLTVADLPPGSPQCSVEGGPGDRSLRFRCSWPGGVPAASLQFQGLPEGVRAEPMTSALLVAVPAHPRLSGVPVTCLARHLVTTRTCTVTPETPREVLLHPMVEETRSGETEVALQASGCPPPSRASWAREGRPLAPGGGGRLQLSQDGKRLLIGNFSLDWDLGNYSVLCGGALGAGGDQITLIGPTLGPTAIAGIVLGSLLGLVLLAVLLLLCICFLCRFRGETLKKKKHPQTLTSVVPLPEKMKSVTPVQTPEPLPVKVSLEDPSPARVHLVVSPSPAIWPGGGQKTVRAATQV; from the exons ATGGAGGACGCAGGTTCGACATTCTCCTCCCAGGACCTGGATCTTGAATTCTCTGCCAAGACCCCTGAATCCGAAGTTCCTGCCAAAGCCCACCCAGCGGAAAGCTTCCTGCAGCAGGTGGGGGGACCTCTCTCGGTGCTTGTTGGGACCACCATCCAGCTCCCCCTAGTTCCAGTCCCCAGACCTGGTCCCCCTGTTCCTCTGGTTGTTTGGCGACGAGGATCCAAGGTGCTGGCAGCcgggggcctggggccaggggcCCCTCTGATCAGTCTGGACCCTGCTCACCACGACCGCCTACGATTTGACCAGGCCCGAGGGGGTCTGGAACTCTCCTCCGCCCAGCTGGAGGATGCTGGGGTCTACACAGCTGAAGTCATCCGGGCCGGGGGCTCCCGGCAGATTCGGGAGTTCACCGTGGCTGTGTATG AGCCCCTGCCCCAGTTGTTGGTGCAGCCCGAGGCCCCGGAGGTAGAGGAGGGGGCGGCCGAGCTCCGGCTGCGCTGCACTGGGTGGGGTCCTGGTCGCGGGGAGCTGAGCTGGAGCCGGGACGGACGCATCCTGGAGGGAGCGGACCCCGAGGGAGCGGAGCCGCCCCGGATCCGCGCAGAGGGCGACCAGCTGCTCATCGCGCGCCCTGTGCGCAGCGACCACGCCCGGTACGCTTGCCGCGTCCGCAGTCCCTTCGGCCACACGGAGGCCGCGGCCGACGTCAGTGTCCTCT ACGGCCCGGATGCGCCGGTCATCACGGTGTCCTCGGACCGCGACGCCGTCCCCGCCCTCTACGTCACTGCGGGCAGCAGCGTGACGCTGCGCTGCACCGCCGCCTCGCGGCCGCCCGCCGACATTACGTGGAGCTTGGCCGACCCGGCCGAGGCCGCGGTTCCCGCCGGCCCGCGCCTCTTGCTGCCCGCGGTCGGGACGGGCCACGCCGGCGCCTATGCCTGCCTAGCCTCGAACCCGCGCACCGGCCTCCGCCGCCGCTCGCTATTCAACCTCACAGTGGCAG ATCTGCCCCCCGGGTCCCCGCAGTGCTCAGTCGAAGGCGGTCCCGGGGACCGTAGCCTCCGCTTCCGCTGCTCGTGGCCGGGTGGGGTCCCGGCAGCCTCCCTGCAGTTCCAGGGGCTCCCCGAAGGCGTCCGCGCGGAGCCGATGACCTCTGCGCTCCTGGTGGCTGTCCCCGCCCATCCCCGGCTCAGCGGCGTCCCCGTCACCTGCCTTGCTCGCCACCTGGTGACCACGCGCACTTGCACAGTCACCCCGG AGACTCCTCGAGAGGTGCTCCTGCATCCGATGGTGGAGGAGACACGGTCAGGGGAGACAGAGGTGGCACTGCAGGCTTCTGGCTGTCCCCCACCTTCTCGAGCATCCTGGGCTCGGGAAGGGAGGCCCCTGGCCCCAGGAGGTGGGGGGCGCCTGCAGCTCAGCCAGGATGGCAAGAGGCTCCTCATTGGCAACTTCAGCCTGGACTGGGACCTGGGAAATTACTCTGTGCTGTGCGGTGGGGCGCTGGGTGCTGGAGGTGACCAGATCACCCTCATTG GCCCCACCCTGGGTCCAACGGCCATAGCTGGCATTGTTCTGGGCTCCCTGCTGGGCCTGGTGCTCCTGGCAGTGCTTCTCCTCCTGTGCATCTGCTTCCTGTGCCGCTTTAGGG gTGAGACTCTTAAGAAAAAGAAGCACCCCCAGACCTTGACCTCTGTGGTCCCCCTACCAGAAAAGATGAAGAGTGTGACCCCAGTGCAGACCCCAGAGCCTCTACCTGTCAAAGTTTCACTGGAGGATCCTAGCCCAGCCAGGGTCCACCTA gtGGTCAGCCCCAGTCCAGCCATCTGGCCAGGTGGGGGCCAGAAGACTGTTCGGGCAGCCACGCAGGTGTGA
- the VSIG10L gene encoding V-set and immunoglobulin domain-containing protein 10-like isoform X1, which produces MEDAGSTFSSQDLDLEFSAKTPESEVPAKAHPAESFLQQVGGPLSVLVGTTIQLPLVPVPRPGPPVPLVVWRRGSKVLAAGGLGPGAPLISLDPAHHDRLRFDQARGGLELSSAQLEDAGVYTAEVIRAGGSRQIREFTVAVYEPLPQLLVQPEAPEVEEGAAELRLRCTGWGPGRGELSWSRDGRILEGADPEGAEPPRIRAEGDQLLIARPVRSDHARYACRVRSPFGHTEAAADVSVLYGPDAPVITVSSDRDAVPALYVTAGSSVTLRCTAASRPPADITWSLADPAEAAVPAGPRLLLPAVGTGHAGAYACLASNPRTGLRRRSLFNLTVADLPPGSPQCSVEGGPGDRSLRFRCSWPGGVPAASLQFQGLPEGVRAEPMTSALLVAVPAHPRLSGVPVTCLARHLVTTRTCTVTPETPREVLLHPMVEETRSGETEVALQASGCPPPSRASWAREGRPLAPGGGGRLQLSQDGKRLLIGNFSLDWDLGNYSVLCGGALGAGGDQITLIGPSNPALHFDPHPSPGPSISSWRLQRTRDAAVLTWDVDRGALISAFEIQAQLEGPDLGRASTYKDWVSLLVLGPQERSAVVPLPPQNPGTWALRILPTLGGQPGTPSQSRVYQAGPTLGPTAIAGIVLGSLLGLVLLAVLLLLCICFLCRFRGETLKKKKHPQTLTSVVPLPEKMKSVTPVQTPEPLPVKVSLEDPSPARVHLVVSPSPAIWPGGGQKTVRAATQV; this is translated from the exons ATGGAGGACGCAGGTTCGACATTCTCCTCCCAGGACCTGGATCTTGAATTCTCTGCCAAGACCCCTGAATCCGAAGTTCCTGCCAAAGCCCACCCAGCGGAAAGCTTCCTGCAGCAGGTGGGGGGACCTCTCTCGGTGCTTGTTGGGACCACCATCCAGCTCCCCCTAGTTCCAGTCCCCAGACCTGGTCCCCCTGTTCCTCTGGTTGTTTGGCGACGAGGATCCAAGGTGCTGGCAGCcgggggcctggggccaggggcCCCTCTGATCAGTCTGGACCCTGCTCACCACGACCGCCTACGATTTGACCAGGCCCGAGGGGGTCTGGAACTCTCCTCCGCCCAGCTGGAGGATGCTGGGGTCTACACAGCTGAAGTCATCCGGGCCGGGGGCTCCCGGCAGATTCGGGAGTTCACCGTGGCTGTGTATG AGCCCCTGCCCCAGTTGTTGGTGCAGCCCGAGGCCCCGGAGGTAGAGGAGGGGGCGGCCGAGCTCCGGCTGCGCTGCACTGGGTGGGGTCCTGGTCGCGGGGAGCTGAGCTGGAGCCGGGACGGACGCATCCTGGAGGGAGCGGACCCCGAGGGAGCGGAGCCGCCCCGGATCCGCGCAGAGGGCGACCAGCTGCTCATCGCGCGCCCTGTGCGCAGCGACCACGCCCGGTACGCTTGCCGCGTCCGCAGTCCCTTCGGCCACACGGAGGCCGCGGCCGACGTCAGTGTCCTCT ACGGCCCGGATGCGCCGGTCATCACGGTGTCCTCGGACCGCGACGCCGTCCCCGCCCTCTACGTCACTGCGGGCAGCAGCGTGACGCTGCGCTGCACCGCCGCCTCGCGGCCGCCCGCCGACATTACGTGGAGCTTGGCCGACCCGGCCGAGGCCGCGGTTCCCGCCGGCCCGCGCCTCTTGCTGCCCGCGGTCGGGACGGGCCACGCCGGCGCCTATGCCTGCCTAGCCTCGAACCCGCGCACCGGCCTCCGCCGCCGCTCGCTATTCAACCTCACAGTGGCAG ATCTGCCCCCCGGGTCCCCGCAGTGCTCAGTCGAAGGCGGTCCCGGGGACCGTAGCCTCCGCTTCCGCTGCTCGTGGCCGGGTGGGGTCCCGGCAGCCTCCCTGCAGTTCCAGGGGCTCCCCGAAGGCGTCCGCGCGGAGCCGATGACCTCTGCGCTCCTGGTGGCTGTCCCCGCCCATCCCCGGCTCAGCGGCGTCCCCGTCACCTGCCTTGCTCGCCACCTGGTGACCACGCGCACTTGCACAGTCACCCCGG AGACTCCTCGAGAGGTGCTCCTGCATCCGATGGTGGAGGAGACACGGTCAGGGGAGACAGAGGTGGCACTGCAGGCTTCTGGCTGTCCCCCACCTTCTCGAGCATCCTGGGCTCGGGAAGGGAGGCCCCTGGCCCCAGGAGGTGGGGGGCGCCTGCAGCTCAGCCAGGATGGCAAGAGGCTCCTCATTGGCAACTTCAGCCTGGACTGGGACCTGGGAAATTACTCTGTGCTGTGCGGTGGGGCGCTGGGTGCTGGAGGTGACCAGATCACCCTCATTG GACCCTCAAATCCAGCCCTCCACTTtgacccccacccctccccaggacCTTCCATCTCCTCATGGAGGCTGCAGAGAACCCGGGATGCAGCAGTACTGACTTGGGATGTGGACCGCGGGGCCCTGATCAGTGCTTTTGAGATCCAAGCACAGCTAGAGGGCCCTGACCTGGGCAGAGCCTCCACCTACAAGGACTGGGTTTCCCTGCTGGTCCTGGGGCCTCAGGAACGGTCAGCTGTGGTGCCCCTCCCTCCTCAGAATCCTGGGACCTGGGCCTTGCGTATCCTGCCCACCCTGGGGGGCCAACCAGGGACCCCATCACAAAGCCGGGTCTACCAGGCTG GCCCCACCCTGGGTCCAACGGCCATAGCTGGCATTGTTCTGGGCTCCCTGCTGGGCCTGGTGCTCCTGGCAGTGCTTCTCCTCCTGTGCATCTGCTTCCTGTGCCGCTTTAGGG gTGAGACTCTTAAGAAAAAGAAGCACCCCCAGACCTTGACCTCTGTGGTCCCCCTACCAGAAAAGATGAAGAGTGTGACCCCAGTGCAGACCCCAGAGCCTCTACCTGTCAAAGTTTCACTGGAGGATCCTAGCCCAGCCAGGGTCCACCTA gtGGTCAGCCCCAGTCCAGCCATCTGGCCAGGTGGGGGCCAGAAGACTGTTCGGGCAGCCACGCAGGTGTGA
- the VSIG10L gene encoding V-set and immunoglobulin domain-containing protein 10-like isoform X2 has translation MEDAGSTFSSQDLDLEFSAKTPESEVPAKAHPAESFLQQVGGPLSVLVGTTIQLPLVPVPRPGPPVPLVVWRRGSKVLAAGGLGPGAPLISLDPAHHDRLRFDQARGGLELSSAQLEDAGVYTAEVIRAGGSRQIREFTVAVYEPLPQLLVQPEAPEVEEGAAELRLRCTGWGPGRGELSWSRDGRILEGADPEGAEPPRIRAEGDQLLIARPVRSDHARYACRVRSPFGHTEAAADVSVLYGPDAPVITVSSDRDAVPALYVTAGSSVTLRCTAASRPPADITWSLADPAEAAVPAGPRLLLPAVGTGHAGAYACLASNPRTGLRRRSLFNLTVADLPPGSPQCSVEGGPGDRSLRFRCSWPGGVPAASLQFQGLPEGVRAEPMTSALLVAVPAHPRLSGVPVTCLARHLVTTRTCTVTPETPREVLLHPMVEETRSGETEVALQASGCPPPSRASWAREGRPLAPGGGGRLQLSQDGKRLLIGNFSLDWDLGNYSVLCGGALGAGGDQITLIGPSNPALHFDPHPSPGPSISSWRLQRTRDAAVLTWDVDRGALISAFEIQAQLEGPDLGRASTYKDWVSLLVLGPQERSAVVPLPPQNPGTWALRILPTLGGQPGTPSQSRVYQAGPTLGPTAIAGIVLGSLLGLVLLAVLLLLCICFLCRFRGGQPQSSHLARWGPEDCSGSHAGVTRVSSLLCTGLWGQDFLFHPCRGQVLPVVL, from the exons ATGGAGGACGCAGGTTCGACATTCTCCTCCCAGGACCTGGATCTTGAATTCTCTGCCAAGACCCCTGAATCCGAAGTTCCTGCCAAAGCCCACCCAGCGGAAAGCTTCCTGCAGCAGGTGGGGGGACCTCTCTCGGTGCTTGTTGGGACCACCATCCAGCTCCCCCTAGTTCCAGTCCCCAGACCTGGTCCCCCTGTTCCTCTGGTTGTTTGGCGACGAGGATCCAAGGTGCTGGCAGCcgggggcctggggccaggggcCCCTCTGATCAGTCTGGACCCTGCTCACCACGACCGCCTACGATTTGACCAGGCCCGAGGGGGTCTGGAACTCTCCTCCGCCCAGCTGGAGGATGCTGGGGTCTACACAGCTGAAGTCATCCGGGCCGGGGGCTCCCGGCAGATTCGGGAGTTCACCGTGGCTGTGTATG AGCCCCTGCCCCAGTTGTTGGTGCAGCCCGAGGCCCCGGAGGTAGAGGAGGGGGCGGCCGAGCTCCGGCTGCGCTGCACTGGGTGGGGTCCTGGTCGCGGGGAGCTGAGCTGGAGCCGGGACGGACGCATCCTGGAGGGAGCGGACCCCGAGGGAGCGGAGCCGCCCCGGATCCGCGCAGAGGGCGACCAGCTGCTCATCGCGCGCCCTGTGCGCAGCGACCACGCCCGGTACGCTTGCCGCGTCCGCAGTCCCTTCGGCCACACGGAGGCCGCGGCCGACGTCAGTGTCCTCT ACGGCCCGGATGCGCCGGTCATCACGGTGTCCTCGGACCGCGACGCCGTCCCCGCCCTCTACGTCACTGCGGGCAGCAGCGTGACGCTGCGCTGCACCGCCGCCTCGCGGCCGCCCGCCGACATTACGTGGAGCTTGGCCGACCCGGCCGAGGCCGCGGTTCCCGCCGGCCCGCGCCTCTTGCTGCCCGCGGTCGGGACGGGCCACGCCGGCGCCTATGCCTGCCTAGCCTCGAACCCGCGCACCGGCCTCCGCCGCCGCTCGCTATTCAACCTCACAGTGGCAG ATCTGCCCCCCGGGTCCCCGCAGTGCTCAGTCGAAGGCGGTCCCGGGGACCGTAGCCTCCGCTTCCGCTGCTCGTGGCCGGGTGGGGTCCCGGCAGCCTCCCTGCAGTTCCAGGGGCTCCCCGAAGGCGTCCGCGCGGAGCCGATGACCTCTGCGCTCCTGGTGGCTGTCCCCGCCCATCCCCGGCTCAGCGGCGTCCCCGTCACCTGCCTTGCTCGCCACCTGGTGACCACGCGCACTTGCACAGTCACCCCGG AGACTCCTCGAGAGGTGCTCCTGCATCCGATGGTGGAGGAGACACGGTCAGGGGAGACAGAGGTGGCACTGCAGGCTTCTGGCTGTCCCCCACCTTCTCGAGCATCCTGGGCTCGGGAAGGGAGGCCCCTGGCCCCAGGAGGTGGGGGGCGCCTGCAGCTCAGCCAGGATGGCAAGAGGCTCCTCATTGGCAACTTCAGCCTGGACTGGGACCTGGGAAATTACTCTGTGCTGTGCGGTGGGGCGCTGGGTGCTGGAGGTGACCAGATCACCCTCATTG GACCCTCAAATCCAGCCCTCCACTTtgacccccacccctccccaggacCTTCCATCTCCTCATGGAGGCTGCAGAGAACCCGGGATGCAGCAGTACTGACTTGGGATGTGGACCGCGGGGCCCTGATCAGTGCTTTTGAGATCCAAGCACAGCTAGAGGGCCCTGACCTGGGCAGAGCCTCCACCTACAAGGACTGGGTTTCCCTGCTGGTCCTGGGGCCTCAGGAACGGTCAGCTGTGGTGCCCCTCCCTCCTCAGAATCCTGGGACCTGGGCCTTGCGTATCCTGCCCACCCTGGGGGGCCAACCAGGGACCCCATCACAAAGCCGGGTCTACCAGGCTG GCCCCACCCTGGGTCCAACGGCCATAGCTGGCATTGTTCTGGGCTCCCTGCTGGGCCTGGTGCTCCTGGCAGTGCTTCTCCTCCTGTGCATCTGCTTCCTGTGCCGCTTTAGGG gtGGTCAGCCCCAGTCCAGCCATCTGGCCAGGTGGGGGCCAGAAGACTGTTCGGGCAGCCACGCAGGTGTGACCAGGGTTAGTAGTCTGCTCTGCACAGGACTTTGGGGGCAGGACTTCCTGTTTCACCCCTGCAGAGGGCAGGTCCTTCCTGTCGTGCTGTGA